In a genomic window of Balaenoptera ricei isolate mBalRic1 chromosome 3, mBalRic1.hap2, whole genome shotgun sequence:
- the LOC132362728 gene encoding UDP-N-acetylglucosamine--peptide N-acetylglucosaminyltransferase 110 kDa subunit-like — protein sequence MASSVGNVADSTDPTKRMLSFQGLAELTRRAYQAGDFEASERHCMQLWRQEPDNTGVLLLLSSIHFRCRRLDGSAHFSSLAIKKNPLLAEAYSNLGNVYKESGQLQEAIEHYRHALRLKPDFIDGYINLAAALVAAGDMEGAVQAYASALQYNPDLYCVCSDLGNLLKALGRLEEAKACYLKAIETQPNFAVAWSNLGCVFNAQGEIWLAIHHFEKAVTHDPNFLDAYINLGNVFKEARIFERAVAAYLRALSLSPNHAVVHGSLACVYYEQGLIDLAIDTYRRAIELQPHFPAAYCNLANALKEKGSVAEAEDCYNTALWLCPTHADSLNNLANTKREQGNIEEAVRLYRKALEVFPEFAAAHSNLASVLQQQGKVQEALMHYKEAIRIRPTFAEAYCNMGNTLTGMQDVQGALQCYTRAIQIDPAFAEAHSNLASIHKDSGNIPEAIASYRTALKLQPDFPDAYCNLAHCLQTVCDWTDYDERMKRLVSVVADQLEKNRLPSVQPHHSMLYPLSHGVRKAIAERHGHLCLDNISVLHKPPYEHPKDLKLSDGRLRVGYVSSDFGNHPTSHLMQSIPGMHNRGKFEVFCYALSPDDGTNFRAKVMAEADHFVDLSQIPCDGKAADRIHQDGIHILVNMNGYTRGARNELFALRPAPIQAMWLGYPGTSGALFMDYIITDQETSPAEVAEQYSEKLAYMPHTFFIGDHANMFPHLKEKAVIDFKSNGHIYDNRIVLNGIDLKAFLDSLPDVKIVKMKCPDGGNNTDSSNIALNMPVIPMNTIAEAVIEMINRGQIQITMNGFSISNGLATTQINNKAATGEEVPRTIIVTTRSQYGLPEDAIVYCNFNQLYKIDPSTLQMWANILKRVPNSVLWLLRFPAVGEPNIQQYVQNMGLPQNRIIFSPVAPKEEHVRRGQLADVCLDTPLCNGHTTGMDVLWSGTPMVTMPGETLASRVAASQLTCLGCLELIAKNRQEYEDIAVKLGTDLEYLKRIRGKVWKQRISSPLFNTKQYTMELEQLYLQMWEHYAAGNKPDHMMKPVEVTESA from the coding sequence ATGGCGTCTTCCGTGGGCAACGTGGCCGACAGCACAGACCCAACGAAACGTATGCTTTCCTTCCAAGGGTTAGCAGAGTTGACACGTCGAGCCTATCAGGCGGGAGATTTTGAGGCATCTGAGAGACACTGCATGCAGCTCTGGAGACAAGAGCCAGACAATACTGGTGTACTTTTATTACTTTCATCTATACACTTCCGGTGTCGAAGGCTGGACGGATCTGCCCACTTTAGTAGTCTGGCAATTAAAAAGAACCCTCTTCTGGCAGAAGCCTATTCGAATTTGGGGAATGTGTACAAGGAAAGCGGGCAGTTGCAGGAAGCAATCGAGCATTACCGGCATGCGTTGCGTCTCAAACCAGATTTCATCGATGGTTATATTAACCTGGCAGCCGCTTTGGTAGCAGCAGGCGACATGGAAGGGGCAGTACAAGCTTACGCCTCTGCTCTTCAGTACAATCCTGATCTGTACTGTGTTTGCAGTGACCTGGGGAACCTGCTCAAAGCCCTGGGTCGCTTGGAAGAAGCCAAGGCATGTTATTTGAAAGCAATTGAGACGCAACCGAACTTTGCAGTAGCTTGGAGTAATCTTGGCTGTGTTTTCAATGCACAAGGGGAGATTTGGCTTGCAATTCATCACTTTGAAAAGGCTGTCACCCATGACCCCAATTTTCTGGATGCTTATATCAATTTAGGAAATGTCTTCAAAGAGGCACGGATTTTTGAACGAGCTGTGGCAGCTTACCTTCGTGCCCTAAGCTTGAGTCCAAATCATGCAGTGGTACATGGCAGCCTGGCTTGTGTATACTATGAGCAAGGCCTGATAGATCTGGCAATAGACACCTACAGGCGAGCTATTGAATTGCAACCACACTTCCCGGCCGCTTACTGCAACCTAGCCAACGCTCTCAAAGAGAAGGGCAGTGTTGCCGAAGCAGAAGATTGTTATAATACAGCTCTCTGGCTGTGTCCCACCCATGCAGACTCTCTGAATAACCTAGCCAATACCAAGCGAGAACAGGGAAACATTGAAGAGGCAGTTCGCTTGTATCGTAAAGCATTAGAAGTCTTCCCAGAGTTTGCTGCTGCCCATTCAAATTTAGCAAGTGTATTGCAGCAGCAGGGAAAAGTGCAGGAAGCTCTGATGCATTATAAGGAGGCTATTCGAATCCGTCCTACCTTTGCTGAGGCCTACTGTAATATGGGAAACACTCTAACGGGGATGCAGGATGTTCAGGGAGCCTTGCAGTGTTATACCCGTGCCATTCAGATTGACCCTGCATTTGCGGAAGCCCACAGCAATCTGGCTTCCATTCACAAGGATTCAGGGAATATTCCAGAAGCAATTGCTTCTTATCGCACTGCTCTGAAGCTTCAACCTGATTTTCCTGACGCTTATTGTAATCTGGCTCATTGCCTGCAGACTGTCTGTGACTGGACAGACTATGATGAGCGCATGAAGAGGTTGGTCAGCGTTGTGGCTGACCAGTTAGAGAAGAACAGGTTGCCTTCCGTGCAGCCTCATCACAGCATGTTATATCCTCTTTCTCACGGCGTCAGGAAGGCTATTGCCGAGAGGCATGGGCACCTCTGCCTGGATAACATCAGTGTCCTTCATAAACCACCATATGAACATCCAAAGGACTTGAAGCTCAGTGATGGTCGACTGCGTGTAGGATACGTGAGTTCTGACTTTGGGAACCATCCTACTTCTCATCTTATGCAGTCTATTCCAGGCATGCACAATCGTGGTAAATTTGAGGTATTCTGTTATGCCCTGAGCCCAGATGATGGCACAAACTTCCGAGCGAAGGTGATGGCAGAAGCCGATCATTTCGTTGATCTTTCTCAGATTCCATGCGATGGAAAAGCAGCGGATCGCATCCATCAAGATGGTATACACATCCTTGTAAATATGAATGGTTATACCAGGGGTGCTCGAAATGAACTCTTTGCTCTCAGGCCAGCTCCTATTCAGGCAATGTGGCTGGGGTACCCTGGGACTAGTGGCGCACTTTTCATGGATTATATCATCACTGATCAGGAAACTTCACCTGCTGAAGTTGCTGAGCAGTATTCTGAGAAACTGGCTTATATGCCCCATACTTTCTTTATTGGTGATCATGCTAACATGTTCCCTCACCTGAAGGAAAAAGCAGTCATCGATTTTAAGTCCAATGGGCACATTTATGACAATCGAATTGTGCTGAATGGCATCGACCTCAAAGCATTTCTTGATAGTCTACCAGATGTGAAAATTGTCAAGATGAAATGTCCTGATGGAGGAAACAACACAGACAGCAGTAATATAGCTCTCAATATGCCTGTCATTCCTATGAATACGATTGCAGAAGCAGTTATTGAAATGATTAACAGAGGACAAATTCAGATAACAATGAATGGATTCAGTATTAGCAATGGACTGGCAACTACCCAGATCAACAATAAGGCTGCCACTGGAGAGGAGGTTCCCCGTACCATTATTGTAACCACACGTTCTCAGTACGGGTTACCGGAAGATGCCATTGTGTACTGTAACTTTAATCAGTTATATAAAATTGACCCATCTACTTTGCAGATGTGGGCAAATATTCTGAAGCGTGTTCCCAATAGCGTACTGTGGCTGTTGCGTTTCCCAGCAGTAGGAGAACCTAATATTCAACAGTACGTGCAAAATATGGGCCTTCCCCAGAACCGTATCATTTTTTCACCAGTTGCTCCTAAAGAGGAACATGTTCGGAGAGGCCAGCTGGCTGATGTCTGCTTGGACACTCCACTCTGTAATGGACACACCACAGGGATGGATGTCCTTTGGTCGGGGACACCCATGGTGACTATGCCAGGAGAGACTCTTGCTTCCCGAGTTGCAGCTTCCCAGCTCACTTGTTTAGGCTGTCTTGAGCTGATTGCTAAAAATAGACAAGAGTATGAAGACATAGCTGTGAAACTGGGAACTGATCTAGAATACCTGAAGAGAATTCGTGGCAAAGTCTGGAAGCAGAGAATATCTAGCCCTCTGTTCAACACCAAACAATACACAATGGAACTAGAGCAGCTCTACCTACAGATGTGGGAGCATTATGCAGCTGGCAACAAACCTGATCACATGATGAAGCCTGTTGAAGTCACTGAGTCGGCCTAA